CAGCATCACTTGCCCAAATACAAGCAAGCAATAAAAAAGTCCATAACAGCCCATGTTCCATATGACGTGATTCCGCAATATACGAAAATCCAAAACCTATATAAACGGTACCAAGGAATAGCATAGCTACCGTTTGAATAGGGATTTTGTTTTTCGTGCCCACTGTAATGACCATAAAAGCTATCATTATCAGCCAAAGCATGCTGGCAAAGGGTAGTGGTGAATGCAAGCCCAAAGGTTGATAAGGGAATACAAAAGCTAATATGCTTACGTACCCGAGCATTGCCGTACCCCCAAAAGGAGATACCTGTGTCATTCGTGCGAACTCATAAAATCCGATCAGGGCCATCACCAAAATAAGCAAATGGTAGGCCAAGCCGCCCCACAGGACCATCGCCAAAAAGAATACGCCTGCCAGAATACCGGTAATTAATCTCTGTCTCAACGGCTTTCATCCTCCATTTACTTCAGTCCGCCATACCGTCGTGATCTTTGCTGATATTCGACCACTGCTTCGTATAAGTGTTCTTTCTTAAATTCAGGCCAATAAATATCCGTAAACCATAACTCACTGTAAGCAAGCTGCCATAGCATGAAATTACTGAGTCTAAGCTCACCACTTGTCCGAATCAGTAAATCAGGGTCTGGCATATCACTGGAAAGCAACGTGTTTCCGATCATATCAGGTGTTATATCTTCTGATTTGAGTTTCCCGCTCTCAATTTGACGACCCAACGTTTGCATGCATTCTGTGATTTCCAGCCGACTTCCATAATTTAATGCAAAATTAAGAACAAGTCCGGTATTATGTTCGGTTCGCCGAATCGCTTCAGTCAACGCTTCAACGGTATGAGAAGGTAAAAGCTCCTTGTTTCCCATCATACGTACCTGCACATTTTTTTCAATCAGCTCATCCAGCTCAATAGCCAGAAATTCCTGTGGCAATCGCATTAGAAAATCAACCTCGTCCTTTGGACGCGTCCAATTTTCAGTCGAAAAAGCAAACATAGTCAAATACTTAATGCCCAGTTCGTCCGCCGCAATTGCCGTGCGTTTCACTGCCTTCATTCCATTTTGATGCCCTACAATCCGCGGCATTCCAATCCGTTTGGCCCATCTGCCGTTTCCATCCATGATGACAGCAACATGCTGCGGAATATTGTCTTTTGAAATGGCCGGTGTTTGCTGATTTTGTTCCCTGTTCCACCAAGACCGAACCCGTTTGATCATTCCAGTTCCTCCAGCATTCTCTGAAAATGTGCCTCAGGCTTGAAAAGAGACAAACCCCACCGTAAGGGAGGGGCTGCCATTCTTTTAGACTTCCATAATTTCTTTTTCTTTTGCAGCTAGAACTCTATCCACTTCAGCGATAAATTTATCGGTTGTTTTCTGGATATCTTCCTGATGTTTACGAGATTCGTCCTCGGAAATATCACTTTTCTCCATTTTTTTGATATCATCATTTGCATCACGGCGGATGTTACGAATAGCAATCTTCGCCTCTTCACCGTTCTTTTTCGTCATCTTCACCAGTTCAGTTCTGCGTTCCTCTGTCAAAGCAGGAATGCTCAGACGGATGGTGTTTCCATCATTCGAAGGTGTCAAACCGAGATCCGATTTTTGGATAGCGCGCTCGATGTCGGCCAAGGAGGATTTGTCCCAAGGCTGAATCATCAAGGTTCGACTGTCAGGTGTGTTTACGTTCGCCAGTTGGTTGACCGGAGTCATTGCGCCGTAATACTCAACCTGCACACGGTCCAGTAAAGCTGGTGTCGCCCGCCCTGCACGCAAAGATGAAAGATCACGTTGCAAGGCCTGAATTGCTTTTTGCATGCGCTCTTCAGCGCTTTTTTTCACGGATTGTGGCATTAATTTACACTCCCTTTGACGATCGTACCAATTTTCTCACCCAGCACGACACGTTTAATGTTACCTTGCTCTGTAATAGCAAAGACAATTAACGGAATATTGTTATCCATGCACAGCGAGGAAGCTGTAGAATCCATGACACCGAGGTTTTTATTGAGCACATCCAAATACGTGAGCTGCTCATATTTCTCAGCAGTGCTGTCTTTAAACGGATCGGCTGAATATACACCGTCCACTTTATTTTTAGCCATCAGAATCACTTCGGCTTCAATCTCAGCAGCTCGCAAAGCAGCAGTAGTGTCAGTCGAGAAGAACGGATTCCCTGTACCTGCCGCAAAGATAACGACCCGGCCTTTTTCCAGATGGCGGATAGCTCTACGACGGATATAAGGTTCTGCAATTTGTTGCATCGCGATGGATGTCTGCACACGTGTAGGTACTTCAATTTGCTCCAAAGCATCCTGCAAAGCCAGTGAGTTCATCACCGTTGCCAGCATACCCATGTAATCCGCCGTCGCCCGGTCAATCCCATTGGCGCTTCCAGCGATACCACGCCAGATATTGCCGCCTCCACATACGATGGCAACTTCCACACCCAGTTCCACAACGTCTTTGACTTGCTGAGCAATCGAAGCAATCGTATCTGCATCAATACCGTAACCGTTCGATCCTGACAGCGACTCTCCACTAACCTTCAGGACTACACGCTTAAACACAGGTTTTTCCAAATGATCACCCTCCAATATCATTTATATTTTATGTAACAGGATAAGTGTCC
This DNA window, taken from Paenibacillus kribbensis, encodes the following:
- a CDS encoding phosphatidate cytidylyltransferase is translated as MRQRLITGILAGVFFLAMVLWGGLAYHLLILVMALIGFYEFARMTQVSPFGGTAMLGYVSILAFVFPYQPLGLHSPLPFASMLWLIMIAFMVITVGTKNKIPIQTVAMLFLGTVYIGFGFSYIAESRHMEHGLLWTFLLLACIWASDAGAYFVGKMAGKTKLWPAISPNKTVEGSIGGIILALVIALLFAGLSGGLLPWSKAFGIGLACAVVGQLGDLVQSAYKRVYGIKDSGNLLPGHGGILDRCDSWIVVFPFVHMLMLLP
- a CDS encoding isoprenyl transferase — translated: MIKRVRSWWNREQNQQTPAISKDNIPQHVAVIMDGNGRWAKRIGMPRIVGHQNGMKAVKRTAIAADELGIKYLTMFAFSTENWTRPKDEVDFLMRLPQEFLAIELDELIEKNVQVRMMGNKELLPSHTVEALTEAIRRTEHNTGLVLNFALNYGSRLEITECMQTLGRQIESGKLKSEDITPDMIGNTLLSSDMPDPDLLIRTSGELRLSNFMLWQLAYSELWFTDIYWPEFKKEHLYEAVVEYQQRSRRYGGLK
- the frr gene encoding ribosome recycling factor, which codes for MPQSVKKSAEERMQKAIQALQRDLSSLRAGRATPALLDRVQVEYYGAMTPVNQLANVNTPDSRTLMIQPWDKSSLADIERAIQKSDLGLTPSNDGNTIRLSIPALTEERRTELVKMTKKNGEEAKIAIRNIRRDANDDIKKMEKSDISEDESRKHQEDIQKTTDKFIAEVDRVLAAKEKEIMEV
- the pyrH gene encoding UMP kinase; protein product: MEKPVFKRVVLKVSGESLSGSNGYGIDADTIASIAQQVKDVVELGVEVAIVCGGGNIWRGIAGSANGIDRATADYMGMLATVMNSLALQDALEQIEVPTRVQTSIAMQQIAEPYIRRRAIRHLEKGRVVIFAAGTGNPFFSTDTTAALRAAEIEAEVILMAKNKVDGVYSADPFKDSTAEKYEQLTYLDVLNKNLGVMDSTASSLCMDNNIPLIVFAITEQGNIKRVVLGEKIGTIVKGSVN